The nucleotide sequence CTCTCTCGCAGTTGTGCCACGTAATGAAAGAGGCCTTAATTTTTATCGGTGCCATTGTGATTGCAGGGCCCTATCCAGCTGATGTCTGTGTCCGATGAAGCACACACATTAGTTTCTTATACTGACAATAATAAAGAAGTCAAAGTCTGGTCTTGTGATCACCAAAATTGCACTGTTGTTTCTACAGTCTCTCTTGCCATGCATACTCAGCCAAAGACAGTAGAGTGTAAAAGGAGCACATCATCTAAAGCCGGGGGAATTGTTCTTGCAGTATCAAAGAAAGGTGTGGCTTATGTGTGGGATTTGCAGACCCTTTCCCAAGATGAAATACTGCCCACCAAAATTTCAGTAAAAAAATCACTTGATAAAAAGGGCCGTGTCCCAATTATTTTAGCCAAGTTATGTGATGTCAAAGAAGACAACACAATTAAGGTTCATGTTGTGTTTGGATCACTAGACTGTTTACAGTTCAAGATTGTTGTATTGGGTGAGAATTGTGAGGACATCAACTTGGTTGCGGAATCTGATGCATTAGCTTCAGAAGAGCAAGATGCAAAAGGTTTGTTCAAATCGCTGTTGCTGTCCAACCATCATTATTAGCACAGTAAAGTCAATGAACATGCATAGGGAATTATCTTCATAGTACTGAAAGTTAATTTTGACAGATGTTCCTGGTTATATAACAGCAGATACTGTTCTCCCTCTTTtcttgtgatttgattttgcttttGCGAGTTTGttgccatgggaagatgtgcttttaCTGTTGGACGTGTCTAGTATCTGCAATATATTCTATGGTGTTAAAAATGTTTCAGTTGTTCATCAGGATATAATGTGAGCATTCATATCTTGTAAGCCACAACTTTGGCTTAGCCTATCCTATTAGCATTACTGTATATTTTCACAAATCTTAAAGTCCCTGTGTCTGTTTGTGGTCCGTTTTGAAGGTTTCTCTACAGTGACAAGTACTTCTCATTTCCAGATAAAACGAGTTACTTAGATAGCAGCTAGCCTATAATTAACTAATGTATGGCCAATTTGGAAGTAGACAGAACATGTAAGTAGATGTTCTGTTGATGAAAAGGTGATGCACTTAGCCAAACACTTGTGGCATGTTATGTGGCTTGTAGCTGCATGATAATGAAATATAAATCACACCTAATTAACTGGAATGTTTTATCATAATTTATGACCTGATGCAGTGCTTCAGCGCTTTTCAGATAAGCGAAAAGCACACTTTTAAAAGCAAAACGAGGATGTAATTTGCAATCATCAGTACACATAGTAACTGCACCGCTTTAGTTTTCTGCAATTAGCATTTTGGAAATCATGGAAGCACCACTCTAATTTCTATATTATTTGTCAAGTTGTTAGtggctttattattattattattattattattttgtgatAAATTGCTTAATTCGATGATAAGCCACTTTTGACTCCTGTTTATAAACGTGATGGTCTGGCACAATGAACCATTGTGTTATTTTGTTGTTCTATTATAGATGATGGTTACACAGGGCTCTCAGATGCTAATTTACAGCTGATGGAAGCGAGATACCAACATCATAGGAAGCAGAAAATAGGCAGTACTTTGTGTGCCAGATTAGATATAATACAGTAGTCAACAATAATAGAATAACAAAGCAACATATGAGAGAGATGATTTCTGTGGTTACAGCATGCATGTTTTGACACTACTGGCATTTTCGTTGGGTCTCGGTACCTTTTAAACCGATCACAAGATTTATACTTTGTCTCCATATTTTCTTACGACTAAGTATGCTATTAAAGTTAGAGATTATGTACTTTGTTAAATGCCTACTGTTGATCTCAACTGGTTACTTGTTTCTTTATGGCACCAGTAAATAACAAGATGGATGATGAACAAGATCGACAGGAGAATACAAACCTCACTCGTCAAGGAAGACCAAACAAAAGGACAGCGTCTGTTTTGGATTCTATCACTGGTAACAATTAGCCCTGTTAATTTGAAGTACATTCAGACCTGATGCTGTAATAAGCATTGAGTGTATACCATGAAGAAACAAATTTAAGGTGTCCTTCATTTTCTACCTTTCTGATCACTAACTTCTCTATTTTGCTGGAAAGTTTAGACACAGTCAAGGAGGTGAATCCAGAGTATAATCTAGATGAACCAACTATGGAGCAGAAACTCGAGAGTCTAAATTTGCTCAATAAGTCTGAATTCCTTGAAGAGCAATCAGCCTCTCTGGCGCCGCCGAGTGCAGATTCAGTCTATATTTTGCTGAAGCAAGCTTTGCGTGCTGATGATCACGCTGAATTGCTGAAATGCATGTACAATAGAGATGAAAAGGTATGGCTTTCTTCTCTTTCTTGTGCAATGTTTGGTCAAATACTTTGTTGCCGCTTGTCTTGGTCACACTGTGAAAGAAATTTTACTTTGAAGCAATGGGTCATACAATTTAGCATACTTCTGTCACACAAGTTTAGTCAATGATGTTATAGATACATGTTACCCCCTTGGTTGTGTTGCAACTTTTCACCTCGTATGTTCTATTTCCTGGTTCATAGAGTGTCTCTATCTTATAATCACAAAACACTAGAGACATGCTCAAGTTCTCATGATCAACCACATTTGATTGACTCAACATTTTTTAGTAGTGTTGAAGCTAAATTTGGTGATGCAAATCTAGCGTCtggttttctttttcttattaGCTCCATGTTTAATGAATATCCTCATAGTAAGTAAAGGTGCACATAAAAAGAGAGGATAAATTATATGTAACCCGGAGTTACTACCAGTGATGTTATTGATAACGGAGAAGAAACAAAGTTATTCCTGGTTGTGACCAATGCACTACACCTCTAGTCTTATCAAGTCAAGTTGGGAGGCTTTATGAACAATCCTTGCTAGAAGTAGTCTGTttgccgaaaaagggtttccccccgctttgtatacaaagcaagcAGCCGAGCCATACatggataggtgctggggcggaagcagcacagtcacgcccaaaagaaacgacagagaaaagcaaaagaaacaaatgccgacaacggcggatcaacaaaaacgaagaagcctcgcgatcgcAGCGCCCACCAGGATCTTCCACTAGactccaagactccgaagcgccagcacctatcaacacctccaagaaggaccgcGACGATGATGATGCTGCCGCCAAGGGTTTCCCtcggtacacgacgaggcgagaggaagggtagccccgacgccctcccgAAAGGTCAGGTGGTACCCACAGGCGCCATCGCGCCGGTGTTGGCCatgccgacaggggtttcccccgatcccaacccgcacctcgggcgcCCCGGAGCCTGCCACCAAACCAACAACCACTGTGCGTTAACATGGTCATGAGGCCCCCatgccgtctcaccacggcaccgcgaagtgaGGACATCACGGCGAAGaatcagagccgggactagggcatcagcaccgtcggcacgcggaagggccccacctccaccgtccgcgacggtagccgtccggacgcaatagcaggagcacaccaggcccgtgGGCCCACAGGCCCGACCGAGCCCTCGTaggcccgtaaagctcccgccttcgcgTTGCTGCCGGCACGCCGTCGGTGCCGCCGCCCCAAatccgagccgctcctcctcaCCGTGTCGCAAACAACGAGGCCACGCTCGGGGGCCgacccgctaggacccagatggggccctaaGGGCCCAGACCTGGGCCGGGGACGTGCCGCTGGCCAACCTGCGCCACCAGGCCGCCCCGCCGCCAAAGGACAGCGCCACCACCGCGACGGGCCGCCGCCAGCCCTGACCCCGGGTCAGGAGGTGCGCGCGCGCGGGGTAAGGAAGGACCCGCTGCCGCCAGCCCGCCCGNNNNNNNNNNNNNNNNNNNNNNNNNNNNNNNNNNNNNNNNNNNNNNNNNNNNNNNNNNNNNNNNNNNNNNNNNNNNNNNNNNNNNNNNNNNNNNNNNNNNNNNNNNNNNNNNNNNNNNNNNNNNNNNNNNNNNNNNNNNNNNNNNNNNNNNNNNNNNNNNNNNNNNNNNNNNNNNNNNNNNNNNNNNNNNNNNNNNNNNNNNNNNNNNNNNNNNNNNNNNNNNNNNNNNNNNNNNNNNNNNNNNNNNNNNNNNNNNNNNNNNNNNNNNNNNNNNNNNNNNNNNNNNNNNNNNNNNNNNCGccccggggaggcggcgcggggtcGGGGGAGGGAGGGGAGGTCTTTTCTCCAGAAGTAGTCTGTTAGGGTGTGTCTGGTTCAGGGAGCAGAGTGGAACGTAATGGGTTGGTTTTGCACTTACGAGCCATCCTCGTGTTTGGTTGAAAAGCGGAACGGAATACACTGGTTCCTCGTAGAGGAATATTCCTCCCATATGCCGAACCAACTCACAACGCCAAATTGGTGGAATCACGCGGTTCCTCACTAGAATCGCGTTGTGGTTTGCAAGTATCACTGCGAAATCACCCCCTCTCACATCCGGTGGCGGCAGCACATGCAAGACCATTAGCCCGGTAGGAGGTGAGTGCAGGCGGCCACGCCGGAAGGGGGAAAACGGGGGCCTGCTAGTCAGCGTGCAGTGTCAGAGCGGCGACGGTGGTTGAAGGCGAGCCAGGCGGCGGTCCGAGAAGAAAAACGGAGCTGTAGCGACTGGCAGAGGAGCAGAAAAGGTGTGTTTGGTCCGATTTGCCGCGGCAGACGGGTGCTGCAGGTGGCTGGAGTTGCAGCGCCGGTTGCCGCTGAGCTCACCCGTGATAGCTGCCGGGCTGCATCTGACAGGGAAAGAGGAGGCACACGCTGCAGGGAAGAGGAAGGGCTGCAAGCCTGATACAACGTGGAGGGGCTACGGGATGCTAGGCCAGTGAGCAAGGTAGGACAGCACGGGAGGAGGAAAACAACGAGCTGAGCATATTGGAATTTTTATGTTAGTATTTTCTCCAACATGTATTTACCTTGTGCGGTGCTCAACCTATTTATGCAAAGAGTTGTGAGACTATACACATATGTGTACGAGTGGAATGACTAAAATCAGATTTCATGAAAATGCAAAGAGTTGCAAATCTCTAAATCAATTTCTTCAACCAAACATAGGAACGTAATCAACCCAACCAAACGCAAGACTGGAATTGACCCATTCCGGTGGAACGGAACCATGACATTCAACTCCACTTGGTTctcaaaccaaacacacccttaggcTAAGGACTGGCctgctttttgaaaaaaaaaatgaaactccatgggcactagcacccacggttttattgatatagaagaagcatccctcatgagaattccagaaattcgtccccgacgtggatcgaactctggtcgttaggtttacaatcatgcgcccccaaccactgggctatgcccacgtcctcaaaaatgaaactccatgggcactagcacccacggttttattgatatagaagaagcatccctcatgagaattccagaaattcgtccccgacgtggatcgaactctggtcgttaggtttacaatcatgcgcccccAACCACTGGGCTATGCCCACGTCCTCGACTGGCCTGCTTTTTGGTCCATAACAAACCTAATAGTCTAACCTTTCAGTTATTAGCAACTGCCAAAGTCAGCATTTGCCATGTTATTTATTCTTATTGCGATTTGATGCAACATTTTCTCTTGTCTGCTAATTTACTGCTGTGTTACATGCAGGTCATTGTAAAGTCAGTATCACTCCTAACGCCAGGAGATGCCCTGAAGCTTCTCAAGTTCTTCGTGTCGTCAATACAATCTAGGTAGGAAAGCTTACAAGGCATTTTGTCTCTTTAGTACATTGTTCGGGACAAACTATGTAGTGCATCTAATATTTAACTAGAGAACACCAGTCTATTGACCATGATACTATCTTCAGTCAGACAcctttaagagcatctccagccgcacaGGCCCTCCCCAAGCGTTTTTGCCGCGCCGACGCCCAAAAATTGGCCCAGTCGCGCCCACATGAGCCCGTTTTCGCCGGCTTGGACCGAAATCGGCGCCGGCGGAACCGAGCCGAACCCGGCATGCTGGGGGGCGCTCGGGGACGCCGGGGCGAGGGTTTTGGCGTGAAAGCGCGGCGGACCCGCCGAGTCAGTGGCACGCGCCTCATCTTCCCCGGAACGCCTCGGTTTCccacggggaatcaatggcaaggctgccgccggtcagccttgccattgatcctcacgggcggcgcgtcacgggctGGCTGGCGCGGCGATGCCTCCCCTTCCGCCACGCGTGCACACGCCCTGGGCTATAAAACCAGAGGCTTCCCCTCGCCGCTGGCCACACCAGCCCGAGTCCGCCGAGCCCAAACCAGCCGCCGTCCCTCCTGTCCGCCGTCGAGCTCTGCcgctctccccttcctccccttccccttcccctctccATGGCCGAAAGCTTCCCTGGCGACTCCGCGGCGgtc is from Triticum aestivum cultivar Chinese Spring chromosome 3A, IWGSC CS RefSeq v2.1, whole genome shotgun sequence and encodes:
- the LOC123061606 gene encoding uncharacterized protein isoform X3; the protein is MAATPPPPDAFAFSSDGELFAAVSGRRIQVISLHFSKQGCVLITASRDGVICELDTWTGKSKDTLKASKKSINSLTVSHDEKFMVVSGKTTKLYSMKDKKEILKIPSDDGPIQLMSVSDEAHTLVSYTDNNKEVKVWSCDHQNCTVVSTVSLAMHTQPKTVECKRSTSSKAGGIVLAVSKKGVAYVWDLQTLSQDEILPTKISVKKSLDKKGRVPIILAKLCDVKEDNTIKVHVVFGSLDCLQFKIVVLGENCEDINLVAESDALASEEQDAKVNNKMDDEQDRQENTNLTRQGRPNKRTASVLDSITDTVKEVNPEYNLDEPTMEQKLESLNLLNKSEFLEEQSASLAPPSADSVYILLKQALRADDHAELLKCMYNRDEKVIVKSVSLLTPGDALKLLKFFVSSIQSRGAKLVCLLPWLQTLLSRHMSSIVSQESSLLLLNSLYQLIDARTSTFKSALQLSTTLDYRFSEIADEETDEEEAAAPIIYEDKDTEDEESDIDAMETDEESEELGDVTDALRHSDGSERVL
- the LOC123061606 gene encoding uncharacterized protein isoform X5 codes for the protein MEKCLSHWVISLHFSKQGCVLITASRDGVICELDTWTGKSKDTLKASKKSINSLTVSHDEKFMVVSGKTTKLYSMKDKKEILKIPSDDGPIQLMSVSDEAHTLVSYTDNNKEVKVWSCDHQNCTVVSTVSLAMHTQPKTVECKRSTSSKAGGIVLAVSKKGVAYVWDLQTLSQDEILPTKISVKKSLDKKGRVPIILAKLCDVKEDNTIKVHVVFGSLDCLQFKIVVLGENCEDINLVAESDALASEEQDAKVNNKMDDEQDRQENTNLTRQGRPNKRTASVLDSITDTVKEVNPEYNLDEPTMEQKLESLNLLNKSEFLEEQSASLAPPSADSVYILLKQALRADDHAELLKCMYNRDEKVIVKSVSLLTPGDALKLLKFFVSSIQSRGAKLVCLLPWLQTLLSRHMSSIVSQESSLLLLNSLYQLIDARTSTFKSALQLSTTLDYRFSEIADEETDEEEAAAPIIYEDKDTEDEESDIDAMETDEESEELGDVTDALRHSDGSERVL
- the LOC123061606 gene encoding uncharacterized protein isoform X2; this translates as MAATPPPPDAFAFSSDGELFAAVSGRRIQVWSTREGQKIAGWTDPIAAHDDSYSCIACSSVQKKVISLHFSKQGCVLITASRDGVICELDTWTGKSKDTLKASKKSINSLTVSHDEKFMVVSGKTTKLYSMKDKKEILKIPSDDGPIQLMSVSDEAHTLVSYTDNNKEVKVWSCDHQNCTVVSTVSLAMHTQPKTVECKRSTSSKAGGIVLAVSKKGVAYVWDLQTLSQDEILPTKISVKKSLDKKGRVPIILAKLCDVKEDNTIKVHVVFGSLDCLQFKIVVLGENCEDINLVAESDALASEEQDAKVNNKMDDEQDRQENTNLTRQGRPNKRTASVLDSITDTVKEVNPEYNLDEPTMEQKLESLNLLNKSEFLEEQSASLAPPSADSVYILLKQALRADDHAELLKCMYNRDEKVIVKSVSLLTPGDALKLLKFFVSSIQSRGAKLVCLLPWLQTLLSRHMSSIVSQESSLLLLNSLYQLIDARTSTFKSALQLSTTLDYRFSEIADEETDEEEAAAPIIYEDKDTEDEESDIDAMETDEESEELGDVTDALRHSDGSERVL
- the LOC123061606 gene encoding uncharacterized protein isoform X4, with protein sequence MMIHTVALPAALFRRSKVISLHFSKQGCVLITASRDGVICELDTWTGKSKDTLKASKKSINSLTVSHDEKFMVVSGKTTKLYSMKDKKEILKIPSDDGPIQLMSVSDEAHTLVSYTDNNKEVKVWSCDHQNCTVVSTVSLAMHTQPKTVECKRSTSSKAGGIVLAVSKKGVAYVWDLQTLSQDEILPTKISVKKSLDKKGRVPIILAKLCDVKEDNTIKVHVVFGSLDCLQFKIVVLGENCEDINLVAESDALASEEQDAKVNNKMDDEQDRQENTNLTRQGRPNKRTASVLDSITDTVKEVNPEYNLDEPTMEQKLESLNLLNKSEFLEEQSASLAPPSADSVYILLKQALRADDHAELLKCMYNRDEKVIVKSVSLLTPGDALKLLKFFVSSIQSRGAKLVCLLPWLQTLLSRHMSSIVSQESSLLLLNSLYQLIDARTSTFKSALQLSTTLDYRFSEIADEETDEEEAAAPIIYEDKDTEDEESDIDAMETDEESEELGDVTDALRHSDGSERVL